The Lampris incognitus isolate fLamInc1 chromosome 17, fLamInc1.hap2, whole genome shotgun sequence genome contains a region encoding:
- the arhgap27 gene encoding rho GTPase-activating protein 15, with amino-acid sequence MVDMYSRGLQSHRSKGGLTLSIAPQRNNENLQSAVYVNVAQLRQSISESPPSPYSPQDLDKEGWEVHTDQDSGQEYYYHPATGQTTWDNPFLYSPMDPEVLPVEEPYSPSFGQSPALSPSSASSPAWSSDWEKLVDETSGRSYFYNPMSGETSWEPPEQLSPYPVMMEPPGGHRPPEDVPPPLPEEDYPSEDYLLTAPPEVQEGLLPLAPPTLPKEYTFSQVTRAIIPRANLDRSAPSGWNLTVDPDGTWVFTSEHSQEQWIKSLDDRGQTYYYLRDGSRSQWSLPEVPVAPGQFKVGNGVEADGISVIKNWRHTMGPSQLTSTQEDGKFVPAHRRNASDYGSDSSSTGNSPESLHLVQNLEKAGILNKTKVSENGKKVRKNWVQSWTVLHGGVLTFHKDPKSAVTGTSNKTNQIVPEVAVDLRGATIGWANRDKSSKKNVLELKSKAGAEFLIQYDTESIISDWQKVLMDTIRQLEYQDHHSEEEDGDICERSQSTDRDDRSIGTLDKQRGSRTSVNTSSSSAGEVDQKRVRTKLMKFLMKRPTLQSVKEKGYIRDNVFGSHLATLCAQEKTTVPRFVQKCIIAVEKRGLDIDGLYRVSGNLAVIQKLRYKADHEELDLEDGQWEDVHVITGALKLFFRELLEPLFPYSFFNGFISAIRIADYNTKVSHMHDLVKVLPPPNHDTMELLFGHLRKVIDYGEDNRMTVQNVAIVFGPTLLRPEMESANITMHMVFQNQIVELILNEYEHIFHSR; translated from the exons ATGGTGGATATGTATTCAAGGGGCTTGCAAAGTCACCGGTCAAAGGGGGGCTTGACTCTGTCAATAGCACCTCAG AGGAACAATGAAAATCTCCAGTCAGCAGTGTACGTCAATGTAGCACAGCTTCGACAGAGCATCTCCGAGTCGCCTCCCTCGCCCTACTCTCCTCAAGACTTAGACAAAGAGGGATGGGAGGTGCACACTGACCAGGACAGTGGACAGGAGTACTACTACCACCCTGCCACGGGGCAAACCACCTGGGACAACCCCTTTCTATACTCCCCCATGGACCCTGAGGTCCTCCCAGTTGAGGAGCCCTATTCCCCCTCATTTGGTCAGTCCCCTGCCCTGTCCCCATCCTCTGCCTCCTCCCCTGCGTGGTCCTCTGACTGGGAGAAATTGGTGGATGAGACCAGTGGTCGCTCTTACTTCTACAATCCAATGTCTGGGGAGACGTCCTGGGAGCCCCCAGAGCAGCTGAGCCCCTACCCCGTCATGATGGAGCCTCCGGGTGGGCACCGGCCTCCAGAGGATGTGCCG CCTCCTCTACCTGAAGAGGACTACCCCTCAGAGGACTATCTGCTCACGGCTCCACCAGAGGTCCAGGAGGGGCTGCTCCCTTTGGCCCCTCCCACTCTCCCAAAGGAGTACACCTTCAGCCAAGTCACCCGGGCCATTATTCCCAGGGCTAACCTGGACAGGAGTGCCCCCTCTGGCTGGAACCTCACTGTAGACCCCGACGGGACCTGGGTGTTCACCAGCGAACACTCTCAGGAGCAG TGGATCAAATCACTGGATGACCGAGGGCAGACCTACTACTACCTGAGAGATGGCTCCAGGTCCCAGTGGAGCTtgcctgag GTCCCTGTAGCGCCAGGCCAGTTCAAGGTGGGGAATGGTGTAGAGGCAGATGGTATCTCAGTCATAAAAAACTGGAGACACACAATGGGCCCCTCACAGCTCACCTCAACCCAAGAAGACGGA AAGTTTGTTCCAGCTCACAGGAGGAATGCGTCAGACTATGGCAGTGACAGCTCCAGTACAGGCAACTCCCCAGAGTCACTGCATCTC GTACAAAACTTGGAGAAAGCTGGAATTCTCAACAAGACAAAGGTGTCCGAGAACGGCAAAAAAGTAAG GAAAAACTGGGTCCAGTCATGGACTGTTCTCCATGGCGGGGTGCTGACATTTCACAAAGACCCAAAGTCTGCAGTGACAGGAACCTCG aACAAGACCAATCAGATCGTCCCAGAGGTTGCGGTAGACCTACGAGGGGCAACGATTGGTTGGGCTAACAGGGACAAATCCAGCAAAAAGAATGTTTTAGAG CTAAAAAGCAAGGCCGGTGCTGAGTTTCTGATACAGTATGATACCGAGAGCATCATCAGTGACTGGCAAAAAGTCTTAATGGACACCATAAGACAACTT GAATATCAGGACCATCATTcagaggaggaggatggggatatctgtGAGAGGTCCCAAAGCACAGACCGAGATGACAGGTCTATAGGCACCCTGGATAAACAAAGAG GCTCTCGAACCAGTGTCAACACCTCATCTAGCTCTGCTGGAGAGGTGGACCAGAAAAGGGTTCGGACCAAACTGATGAAGTTCCTCATGAAACGGCCAACGCTACAGTCTGTCAAAGAGAAAGGCTACATCCGAG ACAATGTGTTTGGATCCCACCTGGCCACACTGTGCGCACAAGAGAAGACCACAGTTCCCCGATTTGTGCAGAAGTGCATCATTGCAGTGGAAAAAAGAG GTTTAGATATTGATGGGCTCTACAGAGTTAGTGGAAACCTGGCTGTTATTCAGAAGCTGCGGTACAAGGCTGATCATG AGGAGCTGGACTTAGAAGATGGCCAGTGGGAGGACGTTCATGTCATTACTGGGGCGCTGAAGCTGTTTTTCAGAGAGCTTCTTGAGCCACTCTTCCCCTACAGCTTCTTTAATGGTTTCATCTCAGCCATCA GAATTGCTGATTACAACACGAAAGTATCTCATATGCATGACCTGGTCAAGGTACTTCCTCCGCCAAATCATGATACCATGGAACTGCTGTTTGGCCATTTACGCAA GGTCATTGACTATGGGGAAGATAATCGTATGACTGTGCAGAACGTGGCAATTGTATTTGGCCCCACACTGCTTCGACCAGAGATGGAATCGGCCAACATTACAATGCACATGGTCTTTCAGAACCAGATAGTGGAACTCATCCTGAATGAATACGAACACATTTTCCATTCCAGATAA